From Carya illinoinensis cultivar Pawnee chromosome 5, C.illinoinensisPawnee_v1, whole genome shotgun sequence, one genomic window encodes:
- the LOC122311000 gene encoding protein FAR1-RELATED SEQUENCE 5-like — translation MADSSDHGVTQEPICNLDSDGLEAESVNIQCDVNVEDGVNVKDGVNVIPSSSSGPLEPFVGMVFEDVKDAQVFYKAYARRKGFAIRTNHTRLSKDDKTLCAVDYVCTREGFRRVRRKDTDRIISKLDEIKIGCKAIMGIKKDGEKWIVNKFVVGHNHILLTPRSTSFLRGHKGVTKVQKKLLMTLNEFGVPTRNIMSVLSKDSGGNFNVGCIGKDVENYLRSKSRKVFEEGAQKLYSYFLDRQLKEPGFVFSMQVDKDGCMRSCF, via the exons ATGGCTGACTCCAGTGACCATGGTGTTACTCAG GAACCAATTTGTAATCTTGATAGTGATGGACTTGAAGCGGAAAGTGTAAACATTCAATGTGATGTGAATGTCGAAGATGGGGTCAATGTCAAAGATGGAGTGAATGTGATTCCCTCTTCGAGTAGTGGTCCATTGGAGCCATTCGTTGGTATGGTATTTGAGGATGTCAAAGATGCCCAAGTATTTTACAAGGCATATGCAAGGCGAAAAGGATTCGCAATCCGAACAAATCATACTCGATTGTCGAAAGATGATAAAACTCTTTGTGCAGTAGACTATGTTTGTACAAGGGAAGGATTTCGGCGGGTAAGACGGAAAGATACAGATCGAATAATCTCAAAACTTGATGAGATAAAGATTGGATGTAAAGCAATAATGGGAATAAAGAAAGATGGTGAAAAATGGATAGTCAACAAGTTTGTAGTTGGACATAATCATATTCTACTTACACCAAGAAGTACTAGTTTCCTTCGTGGACATAAGGGAGTTACTAAAGTGCAAAAAAAACTTCTTATGACTTTGAATGAGTTCGGTGTACCGACAAGGAATATAATGTCAGTGTTGAGTAAAGATTCAGGTGGTAACTTTAATGTCGGTTGTATTGGCAAAGATGTAGAAAATTACTTGAGAAGCAAAAGTAGAAAAGTATTTGAAGAGGGGGCACAAAAGTTATATTCCTACTTTCTTGATCGACAACTCAAAGAACCTGGGTTTGTGTTCTCCATGCAAGTTGATAAGGATGGGTGTATGAGAAGTTGTTTTTGA